DNA from Desulfuromonas sp. AOP6:
TTTTCCCGGGCATGAACACATCGGCAAGTACCAAATCGGGACGGCTGGTGCGGGCTTTTTCCAGAGCGGCGTCACCGTTGTCAACAACGACCAGGTCGTAATCTTCGCTGGCAAAGGTAATGCTTATGACTTTCTGGATGGTAATACTGTCGTCGGCCAACAACAGTTTTTTGCTCATTCAAGCCTCCTTGGCACCCTTCGATAAAGGGGGCCGGCAAAATTCCGCGTAAAAAGCCGTATGGCATGGAATCAAAACAGCGTCAAGCCCTGGAGGGCGCATAACGACCAACTGGCCCGGGCCCATCCCGCCAAAACGGGGCTGAACCGCCGCCAACAGACGCAAAAACGTCATAAAATTAGCACAGGGAAATCAGGCTAGTCAAGCTTTCTCCATCGGAAATTCAAAGAGTTAAGGCCATTATAAAATCTTCCAGGGCTGGGGCAGAAAAAGCCGGTGATACAAATTGATGGCAAAGCGGTCCGTCATGCCCGCGATAAAATCGGCAACGGAAATCTCAAGAGGATCCCCGCAGAAACGATCACCTCCATGAGCCACCAGCGCCTCCTCGTTCTGCATGAAAAAGAGAAACAGTTCCCGTAGGATACGAGAAGCCTTGATGAAATCGTCATGGACGGTTCTGACCTGATACACATGAACAAACAACCATTCTCGCAGAGCGTCAATGGCTTCAACAACAGCAGGAGACAGCGATATACCCCCTCCATCTATACAGAGCGAGGCCTGGATCATGTCACAAACCATCGTGTTGATCCTCTGGGAGTGACTACACCCAAGAACATCTACAATGGCTGCCGGGACCTGTCCCTTATGGATAAGGCCAGCACGAAGTGCGTCGTCAAGGTCATGATTGACATAGGCAACAATATCAGCCAACCGTACGATCTGACCTTCCAGGGTTTGCGCCCTTACGGCAGGATCCTTGGCCAGAATAGGTCCTCTCCCCTTGGAGTGCTTGACGATACCGTCACGAACCTCTTCGGTCAGGTTAAGCCCCTGCCCCTCCTTTTCCAGGCAATCGACCACACGCAGACTTTGCAGAACATGATGAAAGCCACCTGTCACCAGTTCACTCAGCACCTTTTCGCCGGCATGACCAAAGGGCGTGTGGCCCAGGTCATGACCAAGCGCAATGGCCTCAGTCAAATCTTCATTCAGACGAAGAGCCTTTGATACAGTGCGGGCAATCTGGGCTACTTCGAGTGTGTGGGTCAGGCGAGTACGATAATGATCACCTTCCGGAGCCAAAAAAACCTGAGTCTTATGTTTAAGACGTCGAAACGATTTACAATGGAGTATGCGATCCCGGTCATGCTGAAAAGCAGTGCGTACGGCACAAGGGTCCTCCGGTTTTTTACGTTTACCACCATGACCGCTCAGACAGGCATGAGCTGACAGAGAAGTCTGTTCTTGTCGTTCGAGCTGTTCTCGGATAGTCATAAAAACCTTATAAATTATAGTTTATGTTTGTTAAAAAAGCTCCACTAGAATTGACTTAACCCCGTTGTCATGGCAACACAAAAGTTACCCGCGGAAGTGAGACTTTTAAAAGATCAAAGGGATTCTAAAATCGTTTATGGCAACCATCCCACAGAAGACGCCCTTGTTTCGGTGTATGTTATGGCCTCGTCTTGAAAATTGTCACGAATTGAAACAAACCATCCCGTCTAAAACTAACACAGAGGCCTTTATCAGGAACAAGTTTAACAGTTATAAACAACTAAAATAATTTTTCCTCTTGATTTTAAAGCCAACAATTGTTCTATTATAGCTTTTTATCACCAATTGATATCACAATAAACCCCACATCAAACAGGAGGAAGATCCCCATGGCAACACTTCTCGAAATGGCTGCCGAAATTGTTGCGGCCCACGCATCGACCACGCCCATGTCCCGCGACGAACTGGTCGCCGAACTCAGCGAAATCCACAACGCTCTCAGCGCCCTTGAAAAAGGTGAAGCTATTGCAGCCGAAGCGGAAACCATCGAAGTGCCCGCTGTTTCACGCAAGAAAGCCTTCGGCAAGGATAAGGTTACCTGCATGATCTGCGGCAAAGAGATGAAGACACTGGCCCGTCACCTGCGTACGGCCCACGACATGAAACCCAGCGAATATCGCAAGCAGTTCGACATCCCCCGCACGCAGCCCCTGGCTGCCCGCTCCTATTCGGAAAGCCGGCGGCAAATGGCCGTCGACAGGGGTTTGGGCGAGAATCTCGCCAAAGCCCGGGCGGCCAAGAGCAAGACAAAAGCTAAAAAGTAACAGGTTGCCATAGCAAAACACGATTCACAAAAAAAGCGCCCTGGCGGGGCGCTTTTTTTGTAGAAACCAATGACTGACTTCAGTTCAGCGTAAAAGGAATGGTGCTGATGACTGTACCGTCCGCATCGAGCACATCCACTCGCCAATCACCCACCCATTCAGGGAGAAGAGCTTTTAAAGACCAGGTTCTCCAATTGTTGGAGCGAACAGCAAGATCAACCCTGGCCATTTCTTCGTCCCCACGGTACCAGACATGGGTCACCTGGCTGTCAGACTCAGCACCGACTATACGGGTAAAACAATACAGCTTTCCGACGTCAGCCGAATAACTGGTCAGAGAATCGACAGGGTTACGATCACTGACTTGGGAGGTGATCACTCCTTCGGCCACTTCCAGGGCAAAAGCAGAGACAGGCAGACTGAGCCATGCCGCGAGCACAGCGACAAAGGCGATCACAGACAAGCGCTTCATAGATTTTTCTCCTTTACAGATCGAATGATGTTGCCAATATGCTTAACTATATACCATAGGCGTTACCGGTACGCCAGCCGAGGAGGGCATATTTTTAGCGGGAAATGCCCTGGTGTTAAATTTCCCTTGACCCAGCACAAAACCCTGCTCTAGATTGTTTTGCCGCCACAAAAAGGATAATCGATATGAAACGCGTCATCGTCGGCGACAAGCGAGAAAAGGTTCTTACAACACTCGAAGTCATTCTCAAACATTGGGGATACAGGGTTGTGGTATCTTCGCGTCCTGAGCAAATAGAGGCTTTTTTGCTGGAGACATCCCCGGACCTGCTGTTCATAGGGGCCCATTTCCTGCAAAACGACCACAGAAAACTTGCAAATGCCACTGGAGAAAAAGCAGCCGACAAAAATTGCCCCCTGGTGGTTCTTAAGGACAACGGCTTGCCGATTCCTGCCAACCTCCCATGCGAGAGCCTGGATGTCCCTATCGGACTGTTCGAACTCTACGCTATGATCCAGAAACACCTTGAAAAAACTCCGAGGAAAAACTTAAGGTTGGACCTCAAACTCCCTGGCGTTCTCTATCGCGATGGTTCTCCTCATCTGTCAGAAATCCTCAGCCTGAGCGAGCAGGGCCTTTTTATCCGCAGCGCCTTTCGCCTGGCACAAAATGAGCCGCTTCAGGTCATCTTTCCCCTGATGGGGATGAAAAAAGAACTGGAGATTGAGGGACGGGTTCTGTACAACGTTCTGCCCGCGCCAGAGAACAACTATCTGCAAGGCTCTGGCGTAGAATTCCTCCACCTGACCGCACAAGACCTACTTTGTCTGCAGCGTTTCATTGAAGGTTGCTTTCTCGGTGAAATGTCTCCGAGCGAAAGAAGCCTTATGGATCTGACGGAGGATCAGATTCAGGGCCTCGACCAGGAAGTTTCATTGAAACTTATCAGCAGTCACTGACACCAGAGCCTCTCTGTCAGAAAACGCTTTTTCCCGTGTCAAAGGACACGCCCAAAGCAACCGCCAACGTCGCCGCAACATCGGCGAAAGAGGTGCGCTCGCCGAGGTCCCTCCCCTTTTCCAATCCCCGATGCCAGATAAGTAGCGGCACAAACTCACGGGTATGATCTGTCCCGGGCATCGTCGGATCACAGCCATGATCGGCCGTGATCATCAGAAGATCCCGCGGCCCCATGGCCTGCTGGAGATGCGGCAGCCAAAAGTCAAACTCTTCGAGGGCCCGACCGAACCCTGCCGCATCCAGACGGTGGCCATAAAGCATGTCAAAGTCTACCAGGTTCGTGAATATAAGGCCCCGACATACCACAGACAATGCCTCCAGGGTCTTGGCCATGCCATCGGCATTGCTCTCAGAGGAAACACTGTCGGTAACACCTTGGCCGGCAAAGATATCGCTGATTTTGCCCACAGCATACACCCGCATACCCGCCTCCTTGATCCGCTCAAGGATGGTCGTTTTGGGGGGAAGGAGGGAAAAATCATGCCGGCGTGAGGTCCGTCGAAAATCAGCGGCGCAAGTGCCGACAAAAGGCCTGGCAATCACCCTGCCAATGCGGTAGGGGTCTAGCAGGCGCCTCGTGATGCGGCAGAGCTCATAAAGGCGTTCCACAGGAATGACATCTTCGTGGGCGGCAATCTGAAAAACCGAGTCGGCACTGGTATAGACAATGGGTCTGCCCGTGCGCAGATGCTCTTCGCCCAGCTCCTTAAGAATTTCGGTGCCGCTGGCGGCGACATTCCCTAGAGGCACCAAGCCTGTCTCGCGCTGGAAGGCCGCCATGATTTCAGCCGGAAATCCATCGGGATAGGTTGAAAAAGGTTCCTCCTGAACAATGCCGGCAAGTTCCCAGTGACCGGTCGTGGTATCTTTGCCGGTGGATACTTCCCGCATACGGCCGTACAGACCCTCTGCCGCCGCCACCGGCGGCACCCCTTCCACGGGATGGATGTTCCCCAGACCGAGCTGTTGCAGGTTTGGCAGCCGCAGGCCGCCACAATAGCGAGCCACGTGACCGAGAGTGTCAGCCCCTTCGTCCCCGTAATCCCTGGCGTCTTTTTGGGCGCCAACACCAACGCCATCCAGGGTAATCAGCACCACCCGATCAAAGGCCGCCTTGTTCATAGATCCCTCTGACGCCGCCACTGGTCGACAATAGCCACCCCACCGCTTGTGCCGATGCGGGTCGCGCCCGCGACAAGCA
Protein-coding regions in this window:
- a CDS encoding PilZ domain-containing protein translates to MKRVIVGDKREKVLTTLEVILKHWGYRVVVSSRPEQIEAFLLETSPDLLFIGAHFLQNDHRKLANATGEKAADKNCPLVVLKDNGLPIPANLPCESLDVPIGLFELYAMIQKHLEKTPRKNLRLDLKLPGVLYRDGSPHLSEILSLSEQGLFIRSAFRLAQNEPLQVIFPLMGMKKELEIEGRVLYNVLPAPENNYLQGSGVEFLHLTAQDLLCLQRFIEGCFLGEMSPSERSLMDLTEDQIQGLDQEVSLKLISSH
- a CDS encoding DUF2914 domain-containing protein, translating into MKRLSVIAFVAVLAAWLSLPVSAFALEVAEGVITSQVSDRNPVDSLTSYSADVGKLYCFTRIVGAESDSQVTHVWYRGDEEMARVDLAVRSNNWRTWSLKALLPEWVGDWRVDVLDADGTVISTIPFTLN
- a CDS encoding phosphopentomutase, with product MNKAAFDRVVLITLDGVGVGAQKDARDYGDEGADTLGHVARYCGGLRLPNLQQLGLGNIHPVEGVPPVAAAEGLYGRMREVSTGKDTTTGHWELAGIVQEEPFSTYPDGFPAEIMAAFQRETGLVPLGNVAASGTEILKELGEEHLRTGRPIVYTSADSVFQIAAHEDVIPVERLYELCRITRRLLDPYRIGRVIARPFVGTCAADFRRTSRRHDFSLLPPKTTILERIKEAGMRVYAVGKISDIFAGQGVTDSVSSESNADGMAKTLEALSVVCRGLIFTNLVDFDMLYGHRLDAAGFGRALEEFDFWLPHLQQAMGPRDLLMITADHGCDPTMPGTDHTREFVPLLIWHRGLEKGRDLGERTSFADVAATLAVALGVSFDTGKSVF
- a CDS encoding MucR family transcriptional regulator, whose translation is MATLLEMAAEIVAAHASTTPMSRDELVAELSEIHNALSALEKGEAIAAEAETIEVPAVSRKKAFGKDKVTCMICGKEMKTLARHLRTAHDMKPSEYRKQFDIPRTQPLAARSYSESRRQMAVDRGLGENLAKARAAKSKTKAKK
- a CDS encoding deoxyguanosinetriphosphate triphosphohydrolase, whose translation is MTIREQLERQEQTSLSAHACLSGHGGKRKKPEDPCAVRTAFQHDRDRILHCKSFRRLKHKTQVFLAPEGDHYRTRLTHTLEVAQIARTVSKALRLNEDLTEAIALGHDLGHTPFGHAGEKVLSELVTGGFHHVLQSLRVVDCLEKEGQGLNLTEEVRDGIVKHSKGRGPILAKDPAVRAQTLEGQIVRLADIVAYVNHDLDDALRAGLIHKGQVPAAIVDVLGCSHSQRINTMVCDMIQASLCIDGGGISLSPAVVEAIDALREWLFVHVYQVRTVHDDFIKASRILRELFLFFMQNEEALVAHGGDRFCGDPLEISVADFIAGMTDRFAINLYHRLFLPQPWKIL